The following are encoded together in the Oncorhynchus nerka isolate Pitt River linkage group LG23, Oner_Uvic_2.0, whole genome shotgun sequence genome:
- the LOC115106460 gene encoding proto-oncogene Wnt-3-like isoform X2, whose product MDQATTSLVPEVFLVMRAPTKWSLALGQQYSSLGSQPILCGSIPGLVPKQLRFCRNYIEIMPSVAEGVKLGIQECQHQFRGRRWNCTTIKDNLAIFGPVLDKATRESAFVHAIASAGVAFAVTRSCAEGTSTMCGCDSHHKGPPGEGWKWGGCSEDAEFGVLVSREFADARENRPDARSAMNRHNNEAGRTTILDHMHLRCKCHGLSGSCEVKTCWWAQPDFRMLGDYLKDKYDSASEMVVEKHRESRGWVETLRAKYAFFKHPTERDMVYYEGSPNFCEPNQETGSFGTRDRACNLSSHGIEGCDLLCCGRGHNTRTEKRKEKCHCIFHWCCYVSCQECVRVYDVHTCK is encoded by the exons GTCCCTAGCCTTGGGGCAGCAGTACTCGTCTCTGGGCTCCCAACCTATCCTGTGTGGCTCTATCCCCGGCCTGGTGCCCAAGCAGCTGCGCTTCTGTCGCAACTACATCGAGATCATGCCCAGTGTGGCCGAGGGCGTGAAGCTGGGCATCCAAGAGTGCCAGCACCAGTTTAGGGGGCGCCGCTGGAACTGCACCACCATCAAGGACAACCTGGCCATCTTCGGGCCCGTACTGGACAAAG CCACCAGAGAGTCGGCGTTTGTCCACGCCATCGCCTCTGCGGGTGTGGCTTTTGCTGTAACACGGTCCTGCGCTGAGGGCACATCCACCATGTGTGGCTGTGATTCCCACCACAAGGGTCCCCCGGGGGAGGGCTGGAAGTGGGGCGGCTGCAGCGAGGACGCTGAGTTCGGGGTGCTGGTGTCCAGAGAGTTTGCCGATGCCAGAGAGAACCGGCCCGATGCACGCTCTGCTATGAACCGGCACAACAACGAGGCAGGACGCACG ACCATCCTGGACCACATGCACCTTCGCTGTAAATGCCATGGCCTGTCTGGCAGCTGCGAGGTGAAAACGTGCTGGTGGGCACAGCCCGACTTCCGCATGCTGGGTGACTACCTGAAAGACAAGTATGACAGCGCCTCGGAGATGGTGGTGGAGAAGCACCGAGAGTCGCGTGGCTGGGTGGAGACGCTGCGCGCCAAGTATGCCTTCTTCAAACACCCCACGGAGCGTGACATGGTCTACTACGAGGGCTCGCCCAACTTCTGCGAGCCCAACCAGGAGACGGGCTCGTTCGGCACCCGCGACCGTGCCTGCAACTTGTCCTCGCACGGCATCGAGGGCTGTGACCTGCTCTGCTGTGGCAGGGGCCACAACACCCGGACTGAGAAGCGAAAGGAGAAGTGCCACTGCATCTTCCACTGGTGCTGCTACGTCAGCTGCCAGGAGTGTGTGCGTGTCTACGACGTACACACATGCAAGTGA